In Paenibacillus kyungheensis, the following are encoded in one genomic region:
- a CDS encoding LysR family transcriptional regulator produces the protein MELLHLKYFCKVAKLQHMTHAAEELHIAQPALSKSIKMLETELGVSLFDRTGRYITLNEYGKTFLKHVEKALQSLEDATREVHDLATGTVGYIKLAFPVGSHIVPNLITAFREQYPDIHFQLLQHYEENVKPEFDLCISSLPLNYEHMQSIPLVTEQIFLAVPKGHALADRPNIALSEAAHEHFIGLRHGHSLRETTDDYCHMAGFKPKHIFESDDPATVRGLIRAGQGVAFIPAVSWEGSTGPDISLVPIHTPVCQRTIGISWRGDHYLSRAALVFREFTIEFFANASDPTTLS, from the coding sequence ATGGAACTGCTTCACTTAAAATATTTTTGCAAAGTGGCAAAACTTCAACATATGACCCATGCTGCGGAAGAACTTCATATCGCTCAACCTGCACTGAGTAAATCGATTAAAATGCTCGAAACCGAACTCGGTGTTTCTTTATTTGACCGTACCGGACGTTATATTACACTCAACGAATATGGAAAAACATTTCTCAAACATGTGGAAAAGGCGCTACAATCGCTGGAAGATGCTACTCGCGAAGTTCATGATCTGGCGACAGGTACTGTAGGCTATATTAAGCTTGCTTTTCCTGTTGGCTCACATATCGTACCGAATCTAATCACAGCTTTTCGTGAACAATATCCTGATATTCATTTTCAATTGCTTCAGCATTACGAAGAAAATGTCAAACCTGAATTCGATCTATGCATCTCTTCATTGCCGCTGAATTATGAACATATGCAAAGTATTCCACTGGTAACAGAACAGATATTTCTAGCTGTACCCAAAGGTCATGCTCTAGCAGATCGCCCTAATATTGCTCTGTCTGAAGCCGCTCACGAACATTTTATCGGGCTTCGTCATGGACATAGCTTGCGTGAGACGACCGATGATTATTGTCATATGGCTGGCTTTAAGCCTAAGCATATTTTTGAAAGTGACGATCCTGCTACAGTGCGCGGACTGATTCGAGCTGGACAAGGTGTTGCTTTTATTCCGGCTGTCTCGTGGGAAGGATCGACAGGACCGGATATTTCGCTTGTTCCTATCCATACACCTGTCTGTCAGCGCACGATTGGTATCTCATGGCGTGGAGATCATTATTTGTCTCGTGCTGCACTCGTATTTCGTGAATTTACGATTGAATTTTTTGCCAATGCTTCTGATCCTACTACATTGTCTTGA
- a CDS encoding malonate decarboxylase holo-ACP synthase has product MGLITAPHDLLQLHPHWTEAEELQHVPSWVHVSLQQTPWVVVRRAPALEGQVAVGVRGQERHLRQALNIPASLIVQKVTPEQLIASQFDSNLQTASANDRWDSMPVLQALKQLYSHWHNNQMIWGPTGSAGFELATGHPTLTMTSDLDILLRCSQSIDRVRAEQLWQQTLDLPVRVDVQIETPYGAVALSEWAKPATDRVLMRTLQGPVLVKDPWNPRLA; this is encoded by the coding sequence ATGGGATTAATTACAGCTCCTCATGATCTGCTCCAATTGCATCCGCACTGGACAGAAGCAGAAGAGTTACAGCATGTACCGTCATGGGTGCATGTGTCTTTACAGCAGACACCGTGGGTGGTCGTGCGGCGCGCTCCTGCATTAGAAGGACAGGTTGCTGTTGGTGTGCGTGGTCAAGAGCGTCATTTACGACAAGCATTAAATATTCCTGCATCACTAATTGTACAAAAAGTAACACCAGAGCAATTGATAGCATCACAGTTCGATTCGAATCTACAGACTGCATCTGCCAACGATCGTTGGGACAGTATGCCAGTGTTGCAAGCATTAAAGCAACTGTATTCACACTGGCACAACAACCAGATGATCTGGGGACCGACAGGCAGTGCTGGATTTGAATTGGCTACAGGACATCCTACATTAACGATGACTAGCGATCTGGATATTTTACTACGATGTTCTCAATCTATTGATCGAGTTAGAGCAGAGCAATTATGGCAACAGACGCTTGATCTGCCTGTGCGTGTCGATGTGCAGATCGAGACACCTTATGGAGCAGTCGCTCTTAGTGAATGGGCAAAGCCTGCTACTGACCGTGTGTTAATGCGTACACTACAAGGGCCTGTACTGGTGAAAGATCCGTGGAATCCACGTCTAGCATAG
- the mdcA gene encoding malonate decarboxylase subunit alpha → MSTHISKLKTGTPRIWTTRRDEKKRRMEKVRSMLNGVILPTDHIVDALEVLLVSGDRVALEGNNQKQASFLSQALSNVNPQVVNNLHMIMSSVSRPEHLDIFEKNIASKLDFSYAGPQSLRIAQMVEDQTLSIGSIHTYLELYGRMFVDLTPNIALVAADKADRQGNLYTGANTEETPTIIEAAAFRDGIVIVQVNEIVDELPRVDVPASWIDVIVEADQPYQLEALFTRDPRHIKETHILMGMMAIRGIYERHQVQSLNHGIGFNTAAIELLLPTYGESLGLRGKICKNWVLNPHPTLIPAIESGWVESVHCFGGEVGMEKYTAARPDVFFTGHDGTIRSNRAMGQVAGQYAADMFIGASLQIDPDGNSSTVTSGRLSGFGGAPNMGSDARGRRHDTEAWLNMITDKEPIVRGHKLVVQMVETFQSGDQPTFVDSLDAIQVGHDAGLPLAPVMIYGDDVTHVVTEEGIAYLYKAQNIEERRTALAAIAGVTPLGQRHDTDLNEKLRQDGLIAFPEDLDIRRTDAKRSLLAAKSIEELVDWSDGLYEPPSKFRSW, encoded by the coding sequence ATGTCAACCCACATCAGCAAGTTGAAAACTGGAACACCGCGTATTTGGACGACCCGTCGTGATGAAAAAAAACGTCGTATGGAAAAAGTTCGCTCGATGTTAAACGGTGTGATTTTGCCTACAGATCATATTGTAGATGCACTGGAAGTACTATTGGTTAGCGGTGATCGAGTAGCTTTAGAAGGTAATAATCAGAAGCAAGCTAGCTTCTTATCTCAAGCATTATCCAATGTGAATCCACAAGTAGTGAACAATCTGCATATGATTATGTCCAGTGTATCTCGTCCTGAACATTTAGATATTTTCGAGAAAAATATTGCAAGCAAACTCGATTTCTCTTATGCAGGGCCTCAAAGTCTGCGGATTGCACAAATGGTGGAAGATCAGACACTAAGTATCGGTTCGATTCATACGTATCTAGAATTGTATGGTCGAATGTTTGTTGATCTGACTCCCAATATTGCACTGGTTGCCGCAGACAAAGCGGATCGTCAAGGAAATCTCTATACAGGAGCCAATACCGAGGAAACGCCAACGATTATTGAAGCGGCTGCTTTCCGCGATGGGATTGTGATTGTACAGGTCAATGAAATCGTAGACGAATTACCACGTGTCGATGTGCCAGCTTCATGGATTGATGTGATTGTCGAAGCCGATCAACCGTATCAATTGGAAGCTTTATTTACTCGTGATCCTCGTCATATCAAAGAAACGCATATTTTAATGGGGATGATGGCGATTCGCGGGATCTATGAACGTCATCAAGTGCAATCGCTGAATCATGGGATTGGATTCAATACAGCCGCTATTGAACTATTGTTACCTACGTATGGAGAATCGCTCGGATTACGGGGTAAGATTTGCAAAAATTGGGTACTTAATCCGCATCCTACATTGATTCCAGCTATCGAAAGTGGTTGGGTGGAAAGTGTCCATTGCTTTGGTGGCGAAGTAGGAATGGAAAAATATACAGCCGCTCGCCCAGATGTCTTTTTCACCGGACATGATGGTACGATTCGATCCAATCGAGCTATGGGACAAGTAGCCGGACAGTATGCCGCAGATATGTTTATTGGAGCCAGTCTACAAATCGATCCAGATGGTAATTCATCGACAGTCACTTCAGGTCGGTTAAGCGGTTTTGGTGGTGCACCGAATATGGGTAGTGATGCTCGTGGTCGCCGTCATGATACAGAAGCTTGGCTGAATATGATTACAGATAAAGAACCGATTGTACGTGGACACAAATTAGTTGTGCAAATGGTCGAAACGTTCCAATCAGGAGATCAACCGACATTTGTCGATTCTTTAGATGCGATTCAAGTCGGTCATGATGCAGGTCTACCGCTCGCTCCAGTGATGATCTATGGAGATGATGTGACCCATGTCGTTACAGAAGAAGGAATCGCTTATTTATATAAAGCGCAAAATATCGAAGAACGTCGCACAGCTTTGGCGGCAATCGCAGGGGTCACACCTTTAGGACAACGTCATGATACCGATCTAAATGAGAAGTTACGTCAGGATGGATTAATCGCTTTTCCAGAAGATTTGGATATCCGCCGTACGGATGCGAAGCGTTCATTGTTAGCTGCTAAAAGTATAGAAGAACTTGTAGACTGGTCAGATGGACTATATGAACCACCATCCAAATTCCGGAGCTGGTAA
- the mdcH gene encoding malonate decarboxylase subunit epsilon has protein sequence MSVVMLFPGQGSQRSGMLHELPDHSVIKQTLTEAEEILQLSIQQLDSEEALQTTDHVQMSLCIAGVAVSRALAAEGVFPDLVAGHSAGAFAAAVVAGSLSFQDALHLTRLRGQLMMQAYPQGYGMGVITGMTARQVEQIRLGIHSDEHPVYIANLNAPTQITVAGQWEAIDQLLTTCKSNGAHTAKRLNVSVPSHCPLLSSVSDQLATALSKMEVSRPKIPYAGNYKGRAVRTADGIIEDLSLNIAHPVRWHEVTTLFYELGARLFLEMPPGQVLSGLASAAFPEARVESLSSSRLDNAVILAKREQNTL, from the coding sequence ATGAGTGTAGTGATGCTTTTTCCAGGGCAAGGTTCACAGCGTTCCGGAATGTTGCATGAATTACCTGATCATTCTGTTATCAAGCAGACACTGACAGAAGCAGAAGAAATACTGCAATTATCGATCCAGCAACTGGATAGTGAAGAAGCATTACAGACAACAGATCATGTACAGATGTCTCTATGTATTGCAGGAGTAGCGGTGTCTAGAGCTTTGGCAGCAGAAGGTGTTTTTCCTGATCTGGTTGCAGGTCATAGTGCAGGTGCTTTTGCTGCGGCAGTGGTTGCCGGTTCACTTTCATTTCAAGATGCTCTGCATTTAACCCGTTTACGTGGACAATTGATGATGCAAGCTTATCCACAAGGGTATGGAATGGGCGTTATTACAGGAATGACTGCGCGTCAGGTCGAACAGATTCGCTTGGGTATTCATTCAGATGAACATCCCGTATATATCGCTAATCTAAATGCACCAACACAGATTACAGTAGCTGGACAATGGGAAGCGATCGATCAGTTGTTAACGACTTGCAAAAGTAATGGTGCGCATACTGCCAAACGACTCAATGTCAGTGTGCCTTCCCATTGTCCTTTGTTATCTTCGGTCTCTGATCAATTAGCTACAGCGCTGAGCAAGATGGAAGTATCTCGACCTAAGATTCCTTATGCAGGCAATTATAAAGGACGAGCTGTGCGTACAGCAGACGGTATTATCGAAGATTTGTCATTAAATATTGCACACCCTGTACGCTGGCATGAAGTAACGACTTTATTTTACGAACTGGGTGCTCGTTTATTTCTTGAAATGCCACCGGGTCAAGTGCTCAGTGGTCTGGCTTCTGCTGCTTTTCCAGAAGCACGTGTCGAATCACTGTCTTCCAGTCGTCTGGATAATGCTGTTATTTTAGCGAAGCGAGAGCAGAATACATTGTAG
- a CDS encoding triphosphoribosyl-dephospho-CoA synthase, with the protein MSTLNIFPSLSIPSQRKAEADYYARWLGELAVTALKDEASLTPKPGLVDLHHNGSHQDMNIELMYNSAESLRSTFIQMAQSSYSNSANQSLREQLAWIGRQGEQHMLEVTKGVNTHRGAIWALGLLTGATSLWIAESDHLSADVSSLDTISATQIADIAGTIARYTDRYAPNSGSHGTHVKHQYGAGGAKDEAEHGFPHVIDIGLPALQQARQHGIAECSARLDSLLSIIAVLPDTCILYRGGKQALVQTQERASAILAQGGTSTNKGWQALLAFDQWMVKHHFSPGGSADLLAATLYIDSILTGITHMSYTESFSKTTGGRM; encoded by the coding sequence ATGAGTACTCTTAATATTTTCCCATCTTTATCTATACCAAGCCAGCGAAAAGCAGAAGCCGATTATTATGCAAGGTGGTTAGGTGAACTTGCTGTCACTGCTCTGAAAGACGAAGCTTCATTGACACCTAAGCCCGGGCTTGTCGATCTACATCATAACGGTTCACATCAAGATATGAATATAGAGTTAATGTATAATTCAGCAGAATCATTGCGCTCTACATTTATTCAGATGGCTCAATCATCTTATAGTAATAGCGCTAATCAATCATTACGTGAACAACTGGCTTGGATCGGACGTCAGGGTGAGCAACATATGTTAGAAGTGACCAAAGGTGTGAATACCCATCGGGGCGCTATCTGGGCACTAGGATTGTTAACAGGTGCGACTTCACTATGGATCGCTGAATCAGATCATCTATCAGCAGATGTATCTTCATTAGATACTATATCTGCTACACAAATCGCTGATATAGCAGGAACTATCGCTCGCTATACCGATCGTTATGCACCTAATAGTGGTTCGCATGGAACTCATGTGAAGCATCAATATGGAGCAGGTGGAGCAAAAGACGAAGCAGAGCATGGATTTCCGCATGTGATCGATATCGGTCTGCCAGCGTTGCAACAAGCTCGTCAGCATGGGATCGCTGAATGTTCTGCCCGTTTAGATAGTTTACTTTCGATTATCGCTGTGTTGCCAGACACCTGCATTTTATATCGCGGAGGGAAGCAGGCACTTGTGCAGACACAGGAACGTGCGTCAGCGATTTTGGCGCAAGGTGGAACATCTACTAATAAAGGCTGGCAAGCGCTATTAGCATTCGACCAGTGGATGGTGAAGCATCATTTTTCACCCGGTGGTAGTGCTGATCTGCTTGCAGCTACTTTATATATTGATTCTATACTTACAGGTATTACACATATGTCGTATACCGAATCCTTTTCAAAAACGACAGGAGGTCGTATGTAA
- a CDS encoding malonate decarboxylase subunit delta, with protein MQIIHLQYPAQQSLTQRAHIGVAGSGDLELLIEPSTDNQAYIQISTSANGFEEIWRAVFDRFFKLYSYAVKIEINDFGATPGVVNLRLTQAMEVLRDEQ; from the coding sequence ATGCAAATTATTCATCTGCAATATCCAGCTCAGCAATCGTTGACCCAGCGCGCTCATATTGGTGTAGCGGGTTCAGGAGATTTGGAACTATTGATCGAACCTTCAACAGACAATCAAGCTTATATTCAGATCAGTACAAGTGCTAATGGATTTGAAGAGATCTGGCGTGCAGTATTTGATCGTTTTTTCAAACTTTATTCTTATGCGGTTAAGATCGAAATTAATGATTTTGGCGCTACACCAGGTGTTGTTAATTTGCGGTTAACTCAAGCCATGGAGGTGCTTCGTGATGAACAATAA
- a CDS encoding biotin-independent malonate decarboxylase subunit beta, protein MNNNTQPIEIANASFIELSGRERAQAVLDQGSFRELIGPFDRITSPHLPLQGIVAQSDDGVIVGRGTIDGEPAVAIALEGAFQGGGIGEVCGAKISGALEQVLLDHQKGIKTRPVLLLETGGVRLQEGNYGLLAIAEIGAAIMALRPYTPVVSVISGMIGCYGGMSICAAGLSSHLIMTRQGRLQLNGSEVIEQEAGIQEMDASDRSRIWSMVGGEQRVGAGFADALVNDDVQEINQAIHDVFRQGIKEVTRTAQVERYLELLAAVDADTLIVPSSIRESWKSGTVDQEALQQQQARAEQVQVNSSEAPITRGRTWFEALSGRSASDQQGIASVLCADTSLEGQSVRYISVVPNPNARFVRARQGEIGLEEGWNIARYIREAIEADQDGEKRAIVAIVDVPSQAYGYREEVLGIHLSCGSAVDAYASARLAGHPVIALIVGNAISGAFLAHGMQANRLLALDDEKVTVQVMSKQSAARITRRSIDQLNEAATKVPGAAYDIRSFAKLGALDQLIEGIEADQPQSEDIERIHQYLMTAITDARQGSRDLSNRLTSATAATGRASSIKVRQLLAEQWD, encoded by the coding sequence ATGAACAATAATACTCAACCGATAGAGATCGCTAATGCAAGCTTTATCGAATTATCTGGACGAGAACGTGCACAAGCTGTATTGGATCAAGGTAGCTTTCGTGAATTGATTGGTCCTTTTGATCGAATCACTTCACCTCATTTACCGTTACAAGGAATAGTGGCACAAAGTGATGATGGTGTCATTGTAGGTAGAGGAACGATTGATGGAGAACCTGCGGTAGCGATTGCTTTAGAAGGTGCTTTTCAAGGTGGAGGTATAGGGGAAGTCTGTGGAGCCAAAATCTCAGGTGCATTAGAGCAAGTACTGCTTGACCATCAAAAAGGAATCAAAACACGTCCGGTATTATTGCTCGAAACAGGTGGAGTACGACTACAAGAAGGAAATTATGGTCTGCTCGCTATTGCCGAGATTGGCGCAGCTATTATGGCACTTCGTCCATACACCCCGGTCGTTAGCGTTATCTCTGGTATGATTGGCTGTTATGGTGGGATGTCGATCTGCGCGGCAGGATTATCCAGTCATTTGATTATGACCCGTCAAGGTCGCTTACAATTGAATGGTTCAGAAGTCATTGAGCAAGAAGCAGGGATTCAAGAAATGGATGCTTCCGATCGTTCCCGAATCTGGTCGATGGTAGGCGGTGAACAACGGGTAGGTGCTGGATTCGCTGATGCGCTTGTAAATGATGATGTACAAGAAATCAATCAAGCGATTCATGACGTATTCCGTCAAGGGATAAAAGAAGTGACTCGTACAGCTCAAGTGGAGCGTTACCTGGAATTACTAGCAGCAGTAGATGCTGATACATTGATTGTACCATCGTCTATTCGTGAATCATGGAAATCCGGTACGGTAGATCAAGAGGCTCTTCAACAACAGCAAGCGAGAGCAGAGCAAGTTCAAGTCAATAGTAGTGAAGCACCGATCACTAGAGGACGGACATGGTTCGAAGCGTTGTCTGGTCGATCCGCATCAGACCAACAAGGCATTGCTTCTGTATTGTGTGCCGATACCTCGTTAGAAGGTCAATCGGTACGTTATATCTCGGTTGTTCCAAATCCTAATGCGCGCTTTGTCCGAGCTCGCCAAGGAGAGATTGGACTAGAAGAAGGCTGGAATATTGCCCGTTATATTCGTGAAGCTATTGAAGCAGACCAAGACGGAGAAAAGCGTGCTATTGTAGCGATAGTTGATGTACCCAGTCAAGCCTATGGGTACCGCGAAGAAGTGTTAGGTATTCATTTATCATGCGGATCAGCGGTAGATGCTTATGCTAGTGCACGTCTTGCCGGTCATCCTGTGATCGCTCTAATTGTAGGAAATGCGATTTCTGGAGCATTTCTAGCACATGGCATGCAAGCGAATCGATTACTTGCGTTAGATGATGAAAAAGTAACTGTACAAGTTATGTCCAAACAGTCTGCGGCACGTATTACCCGTCGCTCTATCGATCAACTAAATGAAGCAGCAACCAAAGTGCCAGGTGCAGCATATGATATTCGTTCCTTTGCTAAATTGGGGGCGCTAGATCAATTGATCGAAGGTATCGAAGCCGATCAACCACAATCAGAAGATATCGAACGTATCCATCAGTATCTGATGACAGCGATCACAGATGCACGTCAAGGTTCTCGCGATCTCAGTAACCGTCTAACCAGTGCAACAGCGGCTACAGGTAGAGCTTCTTCGATCAAAGTAAGACAGTTGCTTGCAGAACAATGGGATTAA
- a CDS encoding carboxylesterase/lipase family protein, with the protein METTQIHTQYGEIQGIREHGAVIWKGVPFAEPPVGELRFQAPRPPQPWQGVKEALHFGPISPQPVYEGASMFGSGSEPPVQSEDCLYLNIWASDKSTQKRPVMVWIHGGSFVTGAGSIPLYDGTSLAVNGDMIVITINYRLGPFGFLNLSSYGDDYHANVGLLDQIAALEWVKNNIEAFGGDPERVTVFGESAGAMSIASLLAMPAAKGLFQSAIMQSGASQAMPAEVSRQIADGFVQALGVGEQDLSKLYTASTEEILQAGNRVSQTLDNDTWALLFQPTIHPHTLPVEPVQAIKDGSAKHIPLIIGTNLEEGTLFFNQPTQLMSESQIVNIVQALLGEDTHGLAKQYPLTVRGHADLMTDLFFWRSALQYAEAQVGHAPVWMYRFDWCQPGHPLLGTATHGAEIAFAFNNLPLFAHLGLEIDEDTYNLAEQMQTAWINFAHNSMPVTSNLPWSDYDLKERSTMLFNRELNVVHDPESAKRQQLISYS; encoded by the coding sequence ATGGAAACGACACAAATTCATACACAATACGGAGAAATACAAGGTATACGTGAACATGGAGCAGTGATCTGGAAAGGAGTTCCTTTTGCAGAACCACCTGTGGGAGAACTGCGTTTTCAAGCTCCAAGACCGCCGCAACCATGGCAAGGTGTCAAAGAAGCATTGCATTTTGGTCCGATTTCTCCTCAGCCAGTATACGAGGGAGCGAGTATGTTTGGTTCTGGAAGTGAACCTCCTGTACAATCAGAAGATTGTCTGTATTTGAATATATGGGCTTCTGATAAATCCACTCAAAAACGACCTGTGATGGTCTGGATTCATGGCGGTTCTTTTGTAACAGGTGCAGGTAGTATTCCTTTATATGATGGAACATCGCTTGCAGTCAATGGAGATATGATTGTGATTACGATTAACTATAGATTAGGGCCGTTTGGATTTTTGAATTTGTCATCATATGGTGACGATTATCATGCTAATGTAGGCTTACTTGATCAGATTGCAGCATTAGAATGGGTCAAAAATAATATTGAAGCTTTTGGTGGCGATCCTGAACGAGTAACGGTGTTCGGCGAATCAGCAGGCGCGATGAGTATTGCGTCTTTACTAGCGATGCCAGCAGCTAAAGGTTTATTCCAAAGCGCTATTATGCAAAGTGGAGCCTCCCAAGCAATGCCAGCTGAAGTTAGCAGACAAATTGCAGACGGATTTGTACAAGCACTTGGTGTAGGTGAACAAGATTTATCCAAATTGTATACCGCTTCGACAGAAGAGATATTGCAAGCAGGTAATCGTGTTAGTCAAACGCTAGATAATGATACATGGGCGCTGTTATTCCAACCAACGATTCATCCACATACATTACCGGTCGAACCTGTACAAGCGATCAAAGATGGCTCTGCCAAACATATTCCTTTGATTATCGGTACTAACTTGGAAGAAGGTACATTATTTTTCAATCAACCGACTCAGTTAATGAGTGAAAGTCAAATTGTGAATATTGTCCAAGCGTTGCTCGGAGAAGATACTCATGGATTAGCGAAGCAATATCCGTTAACAGTAAGAGGTCATGCGGATCTGATGACTGATTTGTTCTTCTGGCGTTCGGCTTTACAATATGCAGAAGCACAGGTTGGGCATGCTCCTGTATGGATGTATCGATTTGATTGGTGTCAACCCGGTCATCCGTTGTTAGGAACAGCTACACATGGTGCTGAAATTGCATTTGCATTTAACAATCTACCTCTATTTGCACATCTTGGATTAGAAATAGATGAAGATACGTATAATCTAGCAGAGCAGATGCAGACCGCCTGGATTAATTTTGCACATAACAGTATGCCAGTCACAAGCAATTTGCCGTGGTCTGATTATGATCTCAAAGAGCGTTCCACAATGCTCTTTAATCGCGAACTGAATGTGGTACACGATCCAGAAAGTGCAAAACGTCAACAGTTGATTTCGTATTCTTAA